Part of the Pseudodesulfovibrio mercurii genome is shown below.
TCGTGTCCGGCCACGCCAGCCGGAGGAAGCATCTGGCACTTAATACTGCGGGCGAGCCGGACTGGGGAAGTCTTCTCTCAGGCAACGCACCGCAATAACTTGTAAAAAGGAGCAGCACATGGAAGCCAAGGACCTTGATCTCATTGAGAAGTACGGGGCCAGCGACACGCAACTCAAGGCGCTGTGGGACCAACATATCAATTATGAGAAAATGCTGGATAAACTCGAGTCCAAGTCCTACCTTTCCCCCACGGAGATGCAGGAAATGAAGGAACTCAAGAAGAAGAAACTGGCGGGCAAGACCACCCTGTCGGCGCTGCTCGACAAATACCGCCAATTGGAGGCGTAGCAAATGAAGTTGACCGGGGCCCAGATCCTGCTGAAGTGTCTGGAAGCGGAAGGTGTTGATGTCATGTTCGGTTTCCCCGGGGGAGCCGTGATCGACATTTATGACGAGATCCCCAAGTCGTCCGTGGAGCACATCCTGGTGCGTCACGAGCAGGGCGCGATTCACGCCGCCGACGGTTACGCCCGGGCCACCGGCCGGGTAGGGGTATGCCTAGTCACCTCCGGCCCCGGAGCCACCAATACCGTAACCGGCATCGCCACGGCCTACGCCGATTCGATTCCGGTCGTCATTTTCACCGGTCAGGTGCCCCGGGCCCTGATCGGCAATGACGCCTTCCAGGAAGTGGACATCGTCGGCATCACCCGACCCTGTACCAAACACAACTACCTGGTCCATGACGTCAAGGACCTGGCCCGGATCGTCAAGCAGGCCTTCTACCTGGCCCGCACCGGACGGCCCGGCCCGGTGCTCGTGGACCTGCCCAAGGACATCCAGCAGCAGGTCACCGAGTTCAAGTACCCCGAAGAAGTGTCCATGCGCAGCTACAAGCCGACCAAGAGCCCGCACATCGGCCAGATCCGCAAGGTGGTCAAGCTGCTGCAAAAGGCCAAGCGCCCGCTGATCTACGCGGGCGGCGGGGTGATCACCTCCGGTTCCCATGAGGAGCTGACCTGGCTCGGGCAGCAGCTGCACATCCCGGTGACCGCCACCCTCATGGGGCTGGGCGCGTTCCCGGGCGACGACCCGCTGTTCCTGGGCATGCTCGGCATGCACGGCACCTACGCCGCCAACATGGCGGTGAACAACTGCGACCTGCTCCTGGCCGTGGGCGCGCGCTTCGACGACCGCGTCACCGGCAAGGTGGACACCTTCGCGCCCAACGCGACCATCGTGCATATCGACGTGGACCCGACCTCCATCCAGAAGAACGTCTCGGTCCAGGTGCCCCTGGTGGCGGACTGCAAGTCCGCCCTGGCCGCGCTCAAGACCGAGACCGAGGGGACCCTCGATACGTTCGACTGGGCCGCCGACCACCAGCCGTGGGTGGACAAGGTCCAGGGCTGGATGCAGGAGCATCCGCTGACCTACAAGGACGACACCGACGGCATCAAGCCCCAGTACGTGGTCGAGAAAATTTACGAAATCACCAAGGGTGACGCCATCATCGCCACCGAGGTGGGCCAGAACCAGATGTGGGCGGCCCAGTTCTACAAGTACAACCGTCCGAACACGTTGCTGACCTCCGGCGGCCTGGGCACCATGGGCTACGGCTTCCCCGCGGCCATGGGCGCGCAACGCGCCTTCCCGGACAAGCTGGTCATCGACATCGCGGGCGACGGCTCCATCCAGATGTGCATCCAGGAGATGATGACCGTGGTCTGCAACAAGCTGCCGGTCAAGATCGTCATCCTGAACAACGGCTACCTCGGCATGGTCCGGCAGTGGCAGGAACTCTTCTACGAGAAGAACTACTGCGCCACCTGCATGGACGCCCAGCCCGACTTCGTCAAGCTGGCCGAGGCCTACGGGGCCGCCGGTTTCCGCGTGACAGAGAAGAAGGACGTGGAGAAGACCCTGCGCGAGGCCTTCAAGCTGGACAAGCCGGTCATCGTGGACATCCGCGTGGAAAAGGAAGAAAACGTCTACCCCATGGTCCCGGCCGGAGCGTCGCTGACCGAGATGCTGTTGGTTTAGGAGGCCGTGATGAGCAAGCATACACTTTCCGTGATGGTTGAAAACGAACCGGGCGTCCTG
Proteins encoded:
- the ilvB gene encoding biosynthetic-type acetolactate synthase large subunit, producing the protein MKLTGAQILLKCLEAEGVDVMFGFPGGAVIDIYDEIPKSSVEHILVRHEQGAIHAADGYARATGRVGVCLVTSGPGATNTVTGIATAYADSIPVVIFTGQVPRALIGNDAFQEVDIVGITRPCTKHNYLVHDVKDLARIVKQAFYLARTGRPGPVLVDLPKDIQQQVTEFKYPEEVSMRSYKPTKSPHIGQIRKVVKLLQKAKRPLIYAGGGVITSGSHEELTWLGQQLHIPVTATLMGLGAFPGDDPLFLGMLGMHGTYAANMAVNNCDLLLAVGARFDDRVTGKVDTFAPNATIVHIDVDPTSIQKNVSVQVPLVADCKSALAALKTETEGTLDTFDWAADHQPWVDKVQGWMQEHPLTYKDDTDGIKPQYVVEKIYEITKGDAIIATEVGQNQMWAAQFYKYNRPNTLLTSGGLGTMGYGFPAAMGAQRAFPDKLVIDIAGDGSIQMCIQEMMTVVCNKLPVKIVILNNGYLGMVRQWQELFYEKNYCATCMDAQPDFVKLAEAYGAAGFRVTEKKDVEKTLREAFKLDKPVIVDIRVEKEENVYPMVPAGASLTEMLLV
- a CDS encoding DUF465 domain-containing protein; its protein translation is MEAKDLDLIEKYGASDTQLKALWDQHINYEKMLDKLESKSYLSPTEMQEMKELKKKKLAGKTTLSALLDKYRQLEA